One region of Colius striatus isolate bColStr4 chromosome 4, bColStr4.1.hap1, whole genome shotgun sequence genomic DNA includes:
- the MRPL15 gene encoding large ribosomal subunit protein uL15m isoform X2, with protein sequence MPTELERRRGRGRYGGRKCGRGHKGERQRGNRPRLGFEGGQTPFYLVIPKYGFNEGHSRRRQYQPLSLQRLQYLIDLGRVDPTQPIDLTQLTNARGVTVQPLKRDYGVQLVEQGADIFSAKVNIEVQRASELAIAAIEKNGGVVTTSFYDPRSLEILCKPVVFFLRGRPIPKRMLPPEDLVLYYTDAKNRGYLADPAKVEEARLELAKKYGYVLPDITKDELFKMLSSRKDPRQIFFGLAPGWIVNMADKKVLKPTDEKLLKYYSS encoded by the exons GAAAGAAGACGTGGCCGTGGAAGATACGGAGGTAGGAAGTGTGGTCGAGGTCACAAAGGAGAAAGACAAAGAGGAAATCGCCCCCGGTTAGGCTTTGAGGGTGGTCAAACTCCATTTTACTTGGTCATACCAAAATATGGATTTAATGAGGGACATAG ccGCAGGCGTCAGTATCAACCTCTCAGTCTTCAGAGGCTGCAGTACCTGATTGATCTGGGTAGAGTTGACCCCACTCAACCGATCGATTTGACACAGCTCACTAATGCCAGAGGTGTCACAGTGCAGCCCCTCAAAAGAGATTACGGTGTGCAACTGGTGGAGCAG GGAGCTGATATTTTTTCAGCAAAAGTAAATATTGAAGTGCAGAGGGCATCTGAGTTAGCAATTGCAGCCATAGAAAAGAATGGAGGTGTTGTAACAACCTCATTCTATGATCCAAGGAGCCTGG AAATTTTATGTAAGCCAGTAGTATTTTTCCTGCGTGGCCGGCCTATTCCAAAGCGAATGCTTCCACCTGAAGATCTAGTCCTTTACTACACCGATGCCAAGAATCGTGGGTACCTGGCAGATCCAGCTAAGGTTGAGGAAGCCAGGCTTGAACTTGCCAAAAAATATGGCTATGTCTTACCAGACATAACTAAGGATGAACTCTTCAAAATGTTAAGCTCACGCAAGGATCCTAGACAGATATTTTTTGGTCTTGCTCCAGGATGGATTGTAAACATGGCAGACAAGAAAGTTCTAAAACCAACTGATGAGAAGCTGCTAAAATACTATAGCTCATGA